A part of Lactobacillus sp. ESL0700 genomic DNA contains:
- a CDS encoding CPBP family intramembrane glutamic endopeptidase codes for MFSHDLTKKIFFWQLIAHVVILLVCGSYTIAAGNIFNARQKNMIILGLIFGILELLLIRHEVNKNEVLRQASYYFSAVAVCYVLSHSLFLLTKLLSHFNLVNANVWMLLITLYTFVMYIPLARLVLSKISSNMGRIIVLAVVIFNNTIGIQGDIAGNLHYAKLFTIMNNSGVTGIPILIIITLIVMDSWHIKKPHFFFSSEVSVATSFFILLIIALHLAYIIYAITVNWFTFESAFKFYVSQIDWAVILNALRCGVAEEWINRFCIISLLAQIFANRKSRILLIMISDGLIFGFWHITNVFYQSLPATLLQMFTVSSMGMLFAAIYLYTHSLLTTMIYHGVYDLIVFVISKNFGTYGQALKRTIMLTSQNYYSAIIQFCVFLILGLIIISGKKHQKVIGANLTQI; via the coding sequence ATGTTTTCGCATGATTTAACTAAAAAAATATTTTTCTGGCAACTAATTGCTCATGTTGTTATTTTGCTTGTTTGTGGTAGCTATACGATTGCTGCAGGAAATATTTTTAATGCAAGGCAAAAAAACATGATAATTTTGGGCTTGATTTTTGGTATTTTAGAATTATTGCTAATAAGACATGAAGTAAATAAAAATGAGGTGCTAAGACAGGCTAGTTACTACTTTTCGGCTGTTGCTGTTTGTTATGTCTTGTCGCATAGTTTATTCCTGTTGACCAAGCTGTTGAGTCATTTTAATCTTGTTAATGCAAATGTGTGGATGCTGCTGATTACGCTATACACGTTTGTGATGTACATTCCGCTGGCTAGGCTGGTTTTAAGTAAAATTAGCAGTAATATGGGCAGAATTATTGTTCTAGCAGTAGTTATCTTTAACAATACAATTGGTATTCAAGGTGATATTGCCGGAAATTTACATTATGCTAAATTATTTACAATTATGAATAATTCTGGTGTTACTGGGATTCCAATTTTAATAATTATCACGCTCATAGTTATGGATAGCTGGCACATTAAAAAGCCCCACTTTTTCTTTTCCTCTGAAGTAAGTGTAGCGACATCCTTTTTTATTTTGTTAATAATCGCCCTACATTTAGCCTATATTATCTACGCAATTACTGTAAATTGGTTTACTTTTGAAAGTGCCTTTAAATTTTATGTTTCTCAAATAGATTGGGCGGTAATTCTGAATGCATTGAGATGTGGCGTTGCAGAAGAATGGATAAATCGTTTTTGTATCATTAGTCTATTGGCGCAAATATTTGCTAACCGTAAGTCGCGAATATTACTGATTATGATTAGCGACGGACTTATTTTTGGCTTCTGGCACATCACAAATGTTTTTTACCAGTCTTTGCCGGCCACACTTTTACAGATGTTTACAGTGAGTAGCATGGGGATGCTTTTTGCAGCAATATACTTATATACGCATTCACTATTAACGACCATGATATATCACGGTGTGTATGACTTGATAGTTTTTGTGATTTCTAAGAACTTTGGTACATATGGCCAAGCTTTAAAGAGAACAATTATGCTTACAAGTCAGAACTATTATTCTGCAATTATTCAATTTTGCGTCTTTCTAATTTTAGGTTTGATTATTATTAGTGGCAAGAAACATCAAAAGGTAATTGGGGCAAATTTGACACAAATATAA
- the rplC gene encoding 50S ribosomal protein L3 → MTKGILGRKVGMTQVFTKDGILVPVTVVEATPNVVMQVKTVESDGYEAVQLGYQDKREVLSNKPEKGHAAKAKTSPKRFIREIRGVELKDYEVGSEVTVDTFKEGDVVDVTGITRGHGYQGNIKRWGQSRGPETHGSRYHRVPGSMGSIINRVPKGKRLPGHMGMKKVTIENLVIEKVVADKNVLLIKGNVPGAKNSLITVKSAVKINK, encoded by the coding sequence ATGACCAAAGGAATCTTAGGAAGAAAAGTCGGTATGACTCAAGTCTTCACTAAAGATGGTATCCTTGTTCCTGTAACTGTTGTTGAAGCAACTCCTAACGTTGTTATGCAAGTTAAGACTGTTGAATCAGACGGTTACGAAGCAGTTCAATTGGGATACCAAGATAAACGTGAAGTTTTGAGCAACAAACCAGAAAAAGGTCATGCTGCAAAAGCAAAGACTTCGCCTAAGCGCTTCATTCGTGAAATCCGCGGAGTTGAGCTTAAGGACTACGAAGTCGGCTCAGAAGTTACTGTGGACACATTTAAGGAAGGCGACGTTGTAGACGTTACTGGAATTACAAGAGGTCATGGATACCAAGGTAACATTAAGCGTTGGGGCCAATCACGTGGACCTGAAACTCACGGTTCAAGATACCACAGAGTTCCTGGTTCAATGGGTTCCATCATCAACCGTGTACCAAAGGGCAAGCGTTTGCCAGGTCACATGGGTATGAAGAAAGTTACCATTGAAAACTTAGTAATTGAAAAAGTTGTAGCAGACAAGAACGTATTGCTGATTAAAGGTAATGTTCCAGGTGCTAAGAACTCATTAATTACTGTTAAATCTGCTGTTAAGATTAATAAATAG
- the rpoC gene encoding DNA-directed RNA polymerase subunit beta' — MIDVNKFESMQIGLASPNKIRSWSYGEVKKPETINYRTLKPEKDGLFDERIFGPTKDWACACGKYKGVRYRGIVCDRCGVEVTSAKVRRERMGHIELAAPVTHIWYFKGIPSRMGLILDMSPRLLEEVIYFAAYIVIDPGDTDLEFKQLMTEAEYREQKAKFGSRFVAKMGAEAIRDLLRKVDLAKEVTDLKKELETATGQKRTRAIRRLDILDAFKDSGNKPEWMVIDAVPVIPPDLRPMVQLEGGRFATSDLNDLYRRVINRNNRLKRLLDLNAPNIIVQNEKRMLQEAVDALIDNGRRGRPVVGPGNRPLKSLSHMLKGKQGRFRQNLLGKRVDYSGRSVIDVSPKLKFYQCGVPRPMALELFKPFVMHELVKRKIASNIKSAKRKIDREDDDVWDVLEDVIKERTVLLNRAPTLHRLSIQAFEPVLVPGKSIRLHPLACEAYNADFDGDQMAIHVPLSDEAVAESRLLMLAAHHILAPKDGKPIVTPSQDIVLGNYWLTQAERGREGEGMIFNSPAEATVAYNNGDIHYHTIIGMSADSMPKKSWPKGYEHGIFITTYGRVIFNQITPEDYFYINEPTEENLNNPLAPKYFLEPGEDIHEKIDNVGDDLVATPFKKSFLSDSIATIYKYYKVQRTSEYLDDLKKLGYTSSTTSGITIGMTDVPEINDKDEKVAKAHKQVDVVSKQFRRGLITEQERHDRVISIWNECKDQVQNEIAQIYDPRNPITIMADSGARGNISNFTQLAGMRGLMATPNGGLFEIPVTSNFKEGLSVLELFMSTHGARKGMTDTALKTAQSGYLTRRLVDVAQDVIIREDDCGTDRGIHVHAIMEGDELIEPLYDRLLGRFTAETVKDPKTGEVLAGPNEMMDENLAHKICDAGVTDVKIRSILICDTPHGVCRKCYGMNLATGEEVEVGEAVGTVAAQSIGEPGTQLTLRTFHNGGVAGAEDITQGLPRVQELFEARNPKGRAIISEVDGIIDSIQENPAEHTREITVKGKIDTRSYSIPYTASVAVAEGDFVNRGDKLTLGSVDPKELIQVTDTLTTEEYILVEVQKAYRMQGVDISDKHVEVLTRQMLQKVRILDPGETDLLPGAVMDIGDFKERNKSVIISGGIPATAQSVILGITKAALETNSFLSAASFQETTRVLTDASIRGKNDPLLGLKENVIIGKIIPAGTGLPIYRNMEPEADVKKPQSVYSIADIEKKMKEADKAKEPQK, encoded by the coding sequence TTGATCGATGTAAATAAGTTTGAAAGCATGCAAATTGGTCTTGCATCACCTAACAAGATCCGCAGCTGGTCATACGGTGAAGTTAAGAAGCCAGAAACAATTAACTACCGTACTTTAAAGCCAGAAAAAGACGGTCTGTTTGATGAAAGAATTTTTGGGCCAACTAAAGACTGGGCTTGTGCATGTGGTAAATATAAGGGTGTTCGTTACCGCGGAATCGTTTGTGATCGCTGTGGGGTTGAAGTCACCTCTGCCAAAGTTAGAAGAGAACGGATGGGCCACATTGAATTGGCTGCTCCTGTTACTCATATCTGGTACTTCAAGGGTATTCCATCACGGATGGGATTAATCCTTGATATGTCACCAAGATTACTAGAAGAAGTAATTTATTTTGCGGCTTATATCGTAATCGATCCTGGTGACACTGACCTTGAATTTAAGCAATTAATGACTGAAGCTGAATACCGTGAGCAAAAGGCAAAATTCGGTAGTCGCTTTGTTGCCAAGATGGGTGCTGAAGCTATTCGTGATTTATTACGGAAGGTTGATTTGGCTAAGGAAGTTACCGATTTAAAGAAAGAATTGGAAACTGCAACTGGTCAAAAGCGGACACGGGCAATTAGACGTCTAGATATTTTAGATGCCTTCAAAGATTCAGGCAATAAACCTGAATGGATGGTTATTGATGCTGTTCCAGTTATCCCGCCGGACTTACGGCCAATGGTTCAACTAGAAGGTGGCCGGTTTGCGACCTCCGACTTGAATGACCTTTACCGCCGGGTAATTAACCGGAACAACCGGTTGAAGAGACTGCTTGACTTGAACGCACCAAACATTATCGTGCAAAACGAAAAGCGGATGCTGCAAGAAGCTGTCGATGCGTTGATTGATAACGGTCGTCGCGGTCGTCCAGTTGTTGGACCAGGTAACCGACCATTGAAGTCATTGTCACACATGCTTAAAGGTAAGCAAGGACGTTTCCGTCAAAACTTGCTTGGTAAACGTGTTGACTATTCAGGTCGTTCAGTTATTGACGTTTCACCAAAATTGAAATTCTATCAATGTGGTGTTCCGCGTCCAATGGCACTGGAATTGTTCAAGCCATTCGTAATGCACGAATTAGTTAAGCGTAAGATTGCTTCTAACATTAAGAGTGCTAAGCGTAAGATTGATCGTGAAGACGATGATGTCTGGGATGTACTTGAAGATGTAATTAAGGAAAGAACGGTTCTGTTAAACCGTGCCCCTACTTTGCACCGTTTGAGTATCCAAGCCTTTGAACCAGTTTTGGTTCCAGGTAAATCAATCCGTTTGCACCCATTAGCTTGTGAAGCTTACAATGCCGACTTCGATGGGGACCAGATGGCTATCCACGTTCCATTATCAGATGAAGCTGTTGCTGAATCACGGCTGTTGATGTTAGCTGCGCATCATATTTTGGCACCAAAAGATGGTAAGCCAATCGTTACACCATCACAGGATATCGTATTGGGTAACTACTGGTTAACTCAAGCCGAACGTGGTCGTGAGGGTGAAGGCATGATCTTCAACTCACCTGCAGAAGCTACAGTTGCATACAATAATGGTGACATTCACTACCATACAATCATTGGTATGTCAGCTGATTCAATGCCGAAGAAATCATGGCCTAAGGGTTATGAACATGGTATTTTCATTACCACTTATGGTCGAGTAATTTTCAACCAAATTACACCAGAAGATTACTTCTACATTAACGAACCAACCGAAGAAAACTTGAACAATCCACTAGCACCTAAGTACTTCTTAGAGCCTGGTGAAGATATTCATGAAAAGATTGATAATGTTGGTGACGACTTAGTTGCAACACCATTCAAGAAGTCATTCTTGTCTGATTCAATTGCGACAATTTACAAGTATTACAAGGTTCAAAGAACCTCAGAATACCTTGATGATTTGAAGAAGTTAGGCTACACTAGCTCAACTACTTCCGGAATTACCATTGGGATGACTGATGTTCCAGAAATTAATGATAAGGACGAAAAGGTTGCTAAGGCCCACAAGCAAGTTGACGTTGTTTCTAAACAATTTAGACGCGGCTTGATTACTGAGCAAGAGCGGCACGATCGGGTTATCAGCATTTGGAATGAATGTAAGGATCAAGTTCAAAACGAAATTGCACAGATTTATGATCCACGTAATCCAATTACAATCATGGCCGACTCTGGTGCCCGTGGTAACATTTCTAACTTTACGCAGTTAGCCGGAATGCGTGGCTTGATGGCCACTCCTAACGGTGGGTTGTTCGAAATTCCTGTTACGTCAAACTTCAAGGAAGGTTTGTCAGTTTTGGAATTGTTCATGTCCACTCACGGTGCCCGTAAGGGAATGACTGATACGGCCTTGAAGACTGCTCAGTCAGGTTACTTGACACGGCGGTTAGTTGATGTTGCTCAGGATGTTATCATTCGTGAAGACGATTGTGGTACTGACCGTGGTATTCACGTTCATGCCATCATGGAAGGTGACGAATTAATCGAGCCTTTGTACGATCGTTTGCTTGGTCGTTTCACTGCTGAAACTGTTAAGGATCCTAAGACTGGTGAAGTACTTGCTGGTCCAAACGAAATGATGGATGAAAACTTAGCTCACAAGATTTGTGATGCTGGTGTTACTGACGTCAAGATTCGTTCAATCCTGATCTGTGATACACCTCACGGTGTTTGTCGTAAGTGTTACGGAATGAACTTGGCTACTGGTGAAGAAGTTGAAGTCGGTGAAGCAGTTGGTACTGTTGCCGCTCAATCAATCGGTGAACCTGGTACTCAGTTGACTTTGCGTACTTTCCACAACGGTGGGGTTGCCGGTGCTGAAGATATTACTCAGGGTCTTCCTCGTGTGCAAGAATTGTTTGAAGCTCGTAACCCTAAAGGTCGGGCAATCATTTCTGAAGTTGATGGTATCATTGATTCAATTCAAGAAAACCCAGCTGAACATACACGTGAAATCACTGTTAAGGGTAAGATTGATACCAGAAGTTACAGTATTCCTTACACTGCTTCTGTTGCTGTTGCCGAAGGTGACTTCGTTAACCGTGGTGACAAGTTGACTTTAGGTTCTGTTGATCCTAAGGAATTAATTCAAGTAACTGATACCTTGACAACTGAAGAGTACATTTTAGTTGAAGTTCAAAAAGCCTACAGAATGCAGGGTGTAGACATTTCTGACAAGCACGTCGAGGTCTTAACTCGGCAAATGTTGCAAAAGGTTCGTATCCTTGATCCAGGTGAAACTGACTTATTGCCAGGTGCTGTAATGGATATTGGTGACTTTAAGGAACGTAACAAGTCAGTTATCATTTCTGGTGGTATCCCAGCTACTGCACAAAGTGTTATCTTGGGAATTACCAAGGCTGCCCTTGAAACTAATAGTTTCTTGTCAGCTGCCTCATTCCAGGAAACAACTCGTGTTCTGACTGATGCATCAATCAGAGGCAAGAACGATCCATTGCTTGGTTTGAAAGAAAATGTTATTATCGGTAAGATTATTCCAGCTGGTACTGGTCTTCCAATTTACCGTAACATGGAACCTGAAGCTGATGTTAAGAAGCCACAATCTGTGTACTCAATCGCTGATATTGAGAAAAAGATGAAGGAAGCTGACAAGGCTAAGGAACCACAAAAGTAG
- the fusA gene encoding elongation factor G: MANKREFPLEKTRNIGIMAHIDAGKTTTTERILYYTGKIHKIGETHEGDSQMDWMDEEKERGITITSAATTAQWKDYRINIIDTPGHVDFTIEVERSLRVLDGAVTVLDAQAGVEPQTENVWRQAETYGVPRIVFVNKMDKIGADFDKSVTSLHERLNANALPVQMPIGSAETFEGVIDLINMVADVYDEDKLGSKWETIPVPDEYKADAEKRRSALIEQVADVDDDIMEKYLNGDEISIDELKAAIRKATLNLELFPVFAGSAFKNKGVQMMLDGVIDYLPSPVDVKPYIAHDPKTGEEEELVAGDDKPFSALAFKIATDPFVGRLTYIRVYTGSLESGSYVLNASKNSRERVGRLLQMHANSRTEIPEVFSGDIAGAIGLKNTTTGDSLTDPDHPLILESLEVPDPVIQVSIEPESKADRDKLDVALQKLTEEDPTFRAETNAETGQTLISGMGELHLQIMVERMKREFHVEAKIGEPQVAYRETFTKPAKAQGKFVRQSGGKGQYGDVWVEFTPNERGKGYEFEDAIVGGVVPREFIPSVDAGLQESMKNGILAGYPLIDVKAKLYDGSYHEVDSSEAAFKVAASLALRNAAPKAGAVILEPIMKVQVITPEEYLGDVMGSITARRGTMDNMQDRSGAKVLNSMVPLAEMFGYATTLRSSTQGRGTFTMVFDHYAATPKSIQAEIIKKRGGEAD; the protein is encoded by the coding sequence ATGGCTAATAAGCGTGAATTTCCATTAGAAAAGACACGTAACATTGGTATTATGGCCCACATTGATGCGGGTAAGACTACCACTACTGAACGTATCCTTTACTACACTGGTAAGATCCACAAAATTGGTGAAACCCACGAAGGTGACAGCCAAATGGACTGGATGGACGAAGAAAAGGAACGTGGGATTACCATTACATCAGCCGCTACGACTGCGCAATGGAAAGACTACAGAATTAACATCATTGATACCCCAGGACACGTTGACTTCACTATCGAAGTTGAACGTTCACTCCGTGTTCTTGACGGTGCGGTAACTGTTCTTGATGCTCAAGCTGGTGTTGAACCACAAACTGAAAATGTTTGGCGTCAAGCTGAAACTTACGGTGTTCCTCGAATTGTTTTTGTTAACAAAATGGACAAGATTGGTGCAGATTTCGATAAATCTGTAACTTCTTTACACGAACGCTTAAATGCCAATGCTTTACCTGTTCAAATGCCAATCGGTTCTGCCGAAACTTTTGAAGGTGTTATTGACTTAATCAACATGGTTGCTGATGTTTATGACGAAGACAAGCTTGGTTCTAAGTGGGAAACTATTCCAGTTCCTGACGAATACAAGGCTGATGCTGAAAAGCGTAGAAGTGCTTTGATTGAACAAGTTGCTGATGTTGACGATGACATCATGGAAAAATACCTTAACGGTGACGAAATTTCCATTGATGAATTAAAGGCAGCTATTCGTAAAGCTACCTTGAACTTGGAATTGTTCCCAGTATTTGCTGGTTCAGCTTTCAAGAACAAGGGTGTACAAATGATGCTTGACGGTGTGATTGACTACTTGCCATCACCTGTTGACGTTAAGCCATACATCGCTCACGATCCTAAGACTGGTGAAGAAGAAGAATTAGTAGCAGGAGACGACAAGCCATTCTCAGCTTTAGCCTTTAAGATTGCTACCGACCCATTTGTTGGTCGTTTGACTTACATTCGTGTTTACACTGGTTCTCTTGAATCAGGTTCATACGTTTTGAATGCTTCAAAGAACAGTCGTGAACGTGTTGGTCGTTTGCTGCAAATGCACGCCAACTCAAGAACTGAAATTCCAGAAGTATTCTCAGGTGATATCGCTGGTGCTATCGGTTTGAAGAACACTACTACTGGTGACTCATTAACTGACCCAGACCACCCATTAATTTTGGAAAGTTTGGAAGTTCCAGATCCAGTTATCCAAGTTTCAATTGAACCTGAATCAAAGGCTGACCGTGATAAGCTTGACGTTGCTTTGCAAAAGTTGACTGAAGAAGACCCAACTTTCAGAGCTGAAACTAATGCTGAAACTGGTCAAACCTTGATTTCCGGAATGGGTGAATTGCACTTGCAAATCATGGTTGAACGTATGAAGCGTGAATTCCACGTTGAAGCTAAGATCGGTGAACCACAAGTTGCTTACCGTGAAACCTTCACTAAGCCAGCTAAGGCTCAAGGTAAGTTCGTTCGTCAATCCGGTGGTAAAGGTCAATACGGTGACGTTTGGGTTGAATTTACACCAAACGAAAGAGGTAAAGGTTACGAATTCGAAGATGCCATTGTCGGTGGTGTTGTTCCTCGTGAATTTATCCCTTCAGTAGATGCTGGACTTCAAGAATCAATGAAGAACGGTATCCTTGCTGGTTACCCATTGATCGACGTTAAGGCTAAGCTTTACGATGGTAGTTACCACGAAGTCGACTCATCTGAAGCTGCCTTCAAGGTTGCTGCATCACTTGCTTTGAGAAATGCTGCTCCTAAGGCTGGTGCTGTTATTCTTGAACCAATTATGAAGGTTCAAGTAATCACACCAGAAGAATACTTGGGTGATGTAATGGGCTCAATTACTGCTCGTCGTGGTACGATGGACAATATGCAAGACCGTTCAGGTGCTAAGGTATTGAACTCAATGGTTCCACTTGCTGAAATGTTTGGTTACGCAACTACTTTGCGTTCATCAACTCAAGGTCGTGGTACATTTACAATGGTATTTGACCACTACGCAGCAACTCCTAAGTCAATTCAAGCAGAAATTATCAAGAAGCGCGGCGGCGAAGCTGACTAA
- the rpsJ gene encoding 30S ribosomal protein S10 — MASQSIRIRLKSYEHGILDESAAKIVATAKRTGAEISGPVPLPTERVLFTVLRSPHKNKDSREQFEMRTHKRLIDILNPTPKTVDSLMKLDLPSGVDIEIKL, encoded by the coding sequence ATGGCAAGTCAATCTATTCGTATCAGACTTAAGTCATACGAACATGGTATTCTCGATGAATCAGCTGCTAAGATTGTAGCTACTGCGAAGAGAACTGGTGCTGAAATTTCAGGTCCAGTTCCACTACCAACAGAAAGGGTTTTGTTCACTGTTCTACGTTCACCACACAAGAACAAGGACTCACGTGAACAATTTGAAATGCGTACGCACAAGCGTTTAATCGACATTTTAAATCCTACACCTAAGACTGTTGATTCTTTAATGAAGCTTGATCTTCCAAGCGGCGTTGACATCGAAATCAAATTATAA
- a CDS encoding A24 family peptidase, translating into MNWIYTLTNFLIGTCLASHAAVVCDRWETFDFFLTRSRCSTCQTKLSILDELPVISYLLLHGKCRYCNHSIPVKLPVIEICGGLAFIQIDFSQINGWATAILIFSLLLAAISDFEQQEFHLLMLAPALCLALFKSSDLLHFQLLDYVELLPILLLLFFFVWQHKLGSGDLLIYLILAIYFSPHTANLTFLIGSALLIVHFYLKKQKGQKQQSIAFVPYLFLGLTIQLLFK; encoded by the coding sequence ATGAACTGGATTTACACACTAACTAACTTTTTAATCGGCACTTGCCTTGCATCCCATGCCGCTGTCGTTTGCGATCGCTGGGAAACTTTTGACTTTTTCTTAACTCGGTCACGTTGCAGCACTTGCCAAACCAAACTCAGCATCCTTGACGAATTGCCGGTGATTTCTTATCTTTTGCTTCATGGTAAGTGCCGCTACTGCAATCATTCAATTCCGGTCAAATTGCCAGTAATTGAAATTTGTGGCGGGCTTGCCTTTATTCAAATTGACTTCAGCCAAATTAATGGTTGGGCGACTGCTATCCTGATTTTCAGTCTCCTACTTGCTGCCATCAGCGATTTTGAACAACAAGAGTTTCATTTGCTGATGCTTGCGCCAGCCTTATGTCTAGCACTTTTTAAAAGTAGCGACCTACTTCACTTTCAACTTTTAGATTATGTGGAATTATTACCGATTTTACTATTATTGTTCTTCTTTGTTTGGCAGCACAAATTGGGTAGTGGCGATTTACTCATTTATCTTATCCTCGCTATCTACTTTAGCCCGCACACAGCAAACCTGACCTTTTTAATTGGCTCGGCATTATTAATTGTTCACTTTTACCTGAAAAAGCAAAAGGGACAAAAGCAACAATCTATTGCCTTTGTCCCTTATCTCTTTCTTGGACTAACTATTCAACTCTTATTCAAATAA
- the rpsG gene encoding 30S ribosomal protein S7, whose protein sequence is MPRKGHVTKRDVLADPVYNSKLVTKLINHLMLDGKRAKASSILYDAFNIVKDKTGKEPLDVFEEAMNNIMPVLEVRARRIGGSNYQIPVEVRPERRTTLGLRWLVSYARLRNEHTMDERLANEIIDASNNTGSAVKKREDVHRMAEANRAFAHYRF, encoded by the coding sequence ATGCCTAGAAAAGGACATGTAACTAAAAGAGACGTTTTAGCAGATCCAGTTTATAACTCAAAGCTTGTTACTAAGTTAATCAACCACTTGATGCTTGATGGTAAGAGAGCTAAGGCATCTTCTATCCTTTATGATGCTTTCAACATCGTTAAAGACAAGACCGGCAAGGAACCACTTGACGTTTTTGAAGAAGCTATGAACAACATTATGCCAGTTTTGGAAGTTAGAGCTCGCCGTATCGGTGGTTCAAACTACCAAATCCCAGTTGAAGTTCGTCCAGAAAGAAGAACTACTTTAGGTTTAAGATGGCTTGTTTCATACGCTCGTTTACGTAATGAACATACAATGGATGAACGTTTAGCTAACGAAATTATCGATGCTTCAAACAACACCGGTTCTGCAGTTAAGAAGCGTGAAGACGTTCACCGTATGGCTGAAGCTAACCGTGCATTTGCACACTATCGCTTCTAA
- the rpsL gene encoding 30S ribosomal protein S12 codes for MPTINQLVRKGRHSKTTKSKSPALSYGYNSMKKELVFNPAPQMRGVATRVGTMTPKKPNSALRKYARVRLSNLIEVTAYIPGEGHNLQEHSVVLIRGGRVKDLPGVRYHIIRGALDTAGVDGRKQSRSKYGAKKD; via the coding sequence ATGCCAACTATTAACCAATTGGTAAGAAAAGGCCGTCACTCAAAGACGACTAAATCAAAGTCACCAGCTTTAAGCTACGGCTACAACAGTATGAAGAAAGAATTAGTATTCAACCCAGCTCCACAAATGCGTGGTGTTGCAACTCGTGTTGGTACTATGACACCAAAGAAGCCAAACTCAGCTTTACGTAAGTATGCTCGTGTTCGTCTTTCTAACTTAATCGAAGTTACTGCCTACATCCCAGGTGAAGGCCACAACTTGCAAGAGCACTCGGTTGTTTTAATCCGTGGTGGTCGTGTAAAGGACCTTCCTGGTGTACGTTACCATATTATTCGTGGTGCCCTTGATACTGCTGGTGTTGATGGCAGAAAACAAAGCCGTTCTAAGTACGGTGCTAAGAAAGATTAA